In Rhodothermus marinus DSM 4252, a single genomic region encodes these proteins:
- the bamA gene encoding outer membrane protein assembly factor BamA, translating to MPQVKQIVVLLCSGLLLTLGVARAQTSSPNGVSRVVLQGLEIKGVSRENTEDIVRQASGLRIGQELALPGDPALAEAIRGVYRLGLFSQVQIVEQRREGNAVYLTIRVQEEPRLADYTFSGLKKGDQKELRKRLPLFRGARVRPTDIERSEQIIRDYLKEKGYLLAKVTTRREENENGEVILHFDVDRGEKVKIGKILFEGNEQISDGKLRGKMKHTKQKSWWRFWRKARFDPEKFEEDLQALIDYYNEKGFYDARIVDDTVYLAENTEDPELIVKITVHEGPRYYIRNIEWEGNTVFPDEALTEALGFKKGDPFNRKKLEENLYGNKRSTDVSSLYMNRGYMLFRAEPTIRVVGGDSLDLHFDVYEGDVFEFGTINIAGNQKTKEHVIRRELYTIPGQTFSRDAIQESIRRLAQLNYFNQEALAAGPEVQINPEKKTVDLTYKVEEVGSDQLELSGTWGQLGLILMLRFTLNNFSAQNLFNGKAWRPLPSGDGQQLSLSVQTNGTYYQSYGISFTEPWFRGRPNPVGFSLDYTRFSDYPYFSNIGNLTTFTSRVFYERRLKWPDDYFTGSLGLGFQYFNNDNFTSTLPRGVSREVTVRAGLTRNSLDNPLFPTAGSLVRLSVDVALPFGDFVQYHKWRLKTSWNVPLFKKVSLGFGSEFGYIGSITGDPVAFQRFIVGGSPFDTQGAFGYYGKDIVYMRGYPLGVLGPRLNNEPVGGRILNKYTSELRWLAVQTPQLQAAPYLFMDAANTWDRFATYNPAQLFRSAGFGVRLFLPILGMVELVYGYNFDEFQPISTQSHDGSRRWYFQFSLGQGFNN from the coding sequence ATGCCGCAGGTGAAACAGATTGTGGTGCTACTGTGCAGTGGGTTGCTGCTGACGCTGGGCGTTGCTCGGGCACAGACGTCCTCGCCCAATGGCGTCAGCCGCGTTGTGCTGCAGGGACTGGAGATCAAAGGCGTCAGTCGCGAAAACACCGAAGACATCGTGCGGCAGGCCAGCGGCCTGCGCATCGGCCAGGAGCTTGCGTTGCCGGGCGACCCGGCGCTGGCCGAAGCGATCCGAGGCGTCTACCGACTGGGCCTGTTCTCGCAGGTGCAGATCGTGGAGCAGCGGCGGGAAGGCAATGCCGTCTACCTGACCATCCGCGTGCAGGAAGAGCCCCGGCTGGCCGACTACACCTTCTCTGGCCTGAAAAAGGGCGACCAGAAAGAGCTGCGCAAACGGCTGCCGTTGTTTCGCGGAGCCCGGGTGCGCCCGACCGACATTGAGCGTTCCGAGCAGATCATCCGGGATTACCTGAAAGAAAAAGGCTACCTGCTCGCGAAGGTCACCACGCGCCGCGAGGAGAACGAAAACGGCGAGGTCATCCTGCATTTCGACGTAGACCGGGGCGAAAAAGTCAAAATCGGCAAGATCCTTTTCGAAGGGAACGAGCAGATCTCCGACGGCAAGCTCCGGGGTAAAATGAAGCACACCAAGCAGAAAAGCTGGTGGCGTTTCTGGCGAAAGGCCCGCTTCGACCCGGAAAAGTTCGAGGAAGACCTGCAGGCCCTCATCGACTACTACAACGAAAAAGGCTTCTACGATGCCCGGATCGTTGACGACACGGTCTATCTGGCCGAGAACACGGAGGATCCGGAGCTGATCGTTAAAATCACCGTGCACGAAGGCCCGCGCTACTATATCCGGAACATCGAATGGGAGGGCAATACGGTGTTTCCCGACGAGGCGCTGACCGAGGCGCTGGGCTTCAAGAAAGGGGATCCGTTCAACCGGAAGAAGCTGGAAGAGAACCTCTACGGTAACAAGCGCAGCACGGACGTTTCCAGCCTCTACATGAACCGGGGCTACATGCTTTTCCGTGCGGAGCCGACCATTCGCGTGGTGGGAGGTGATTCGCTGGATCTGCACTTCGACGTGTACGAAGGCGACGTCTTTGAATTCGGCACGATCAATATCGCCGGCAATCAGAAGACCAAAGAGCACGTCATCCGGCGCGAACTCTATACGATTCCGGGTCAGACGTTCAGCCGCGATGCCATCCAGGAGTCGATCCGACGCCTGGCGCAGCTCAACTACTTCAACCAGGAAGCGCTGGCGGCCGGTCCCGAGGTGCAGATCAATCCGGAGAAAAAGACGGTCGATCTGACCTACAAGGTGGAAGAGGTCGGGAGCGACCAGCTGGAGCTCTCGGGTACGTGGGGGCAACTCGGGCTGATCCTCATGCTGCGCTTTACGCTCAACAATTTCTCGGCCCAGAACCTGTTCAACGGCAAGGCCTGGCGGCCACTGCCTTCGGGCGACGGGCAGCAGCTGTCGCTGAGTGTGCAGACGAACGGCACCTACTACCAGAGCTACGGCATCTCGTTCACCGAGCCCTGGTTCCGGGGACGGCCCAACCCGGTCGGTTTTTCGCTGGACTACACGCGCTTCAGCGACTATCCGTACTTCAGCAACATCGGCAACCTGACTACCTTTACCAGTCGTGTCTTCTACGAACGGCGGCTGAAATGGCCTGATGACTACTTCACAGGCTCACTGGGACTGGGCTTTCAGTACTTCAACAACGACAACTTCACCTCGACGCTGCCCCGCGGGGTGAGCCGGGAGGTGACCGTGCGGGCGGGACTGACGCGCAATTCGCTGGACAACCCGCTGTTTCCGACGGCCGGCTCGCTGGTGCGCCTGTCGGTCGATGTGGCGCTGCCCTTCGGCGACTTCGTGCAGTACCACAAGTGGCGCCTGAAGACGAGCTGGAACGTGCCGCTGTTCAAGAAGGTGTCGTTGGGCTTCGGCAGTGAGTTCGGCTACATCGGCTCGATCACCGGCGATCCGGTGGCCTTCCAGCGTTTCATCGTGGGCGGCTCGCCCTTCGACACGCAGGGCGCCTTCGGCTATTACGGAAAGGACATCGTCTACATGCGCGGCTATCCGCTGGGGGTGCTCGGTCCGCGCCTGAACAACGAGCCGGTCGGCGGTCGCATCCTGAACAAGTACACCTCGGAGCTGCGCTGGCTGGCTGTGCAGACACCGCAGCTGCAGGCGGCGCCGTACCTGTTCATGGACGCGGCCAACACCTGGGATCGCTTTGCCACCTACAACCCGGCGCAGCTTTTCCGCTCGGCCGGCTTTGGCGTGCGGCTCTTCCTGCCCATCCTGGGCATGGTCGAGCTGGTCTACGGCTACAACTTCGACGAATTCCAGCCCATCTCCACGCAGAGCCACGACGGATCGCGGCGCTGGTACTTCCAGTTCTCGCTGGGCCAGGGCTTCAACAACTAA
- a CDS encoding isoprenyl transferase → MGSTTNTADPVTITGKVQTEEDRALQEELRQRGPLPVHIAIIMDGNGRWAQQQGKRRVVGHYEGVESVRDITEACVQLGIPYLTLYTFSTENWQRPASEVNALMQLLVKTIRREKTRLLENGVQLRVLGEMAQLPPVCQAELEQAVQETARNDRLVLTLALSYSGRWEILQAVRTLARRVQEGALRPEDIDEATFAAALPGAGLPDPDLLIRTGGEFRVSNFLLWQIAYTELYITDVYWPAFRRRQLYEAIRSYQNRERRFGRIYTSDTNGTE, encoded by the coding sequence GTGGGCAGCACCACGAACACGGCCGACCCGGTGACCATCACGGGCAAGGTGCAGACCGAAGAAGACCGGGCGCTGCAGGAGGAGCTCCGGCAGCGGGGACCCTTGCCCGTCCATATCGCCATCATCATGGACGGGAACGGCCGCTGGGCCCAGCAGCAGGGCAAGCGGCGCGTGGTCGGCCACTACGAAGGCGTCGAGTCGGTGCGCGACATCACGGAAGCCTGTGTGCAGCTCGGCATTCCGTACCTGACGCTCTACACCTTCAGCACGGAGAACTGGCAGCGGCCGGCCTCCGAGGTCAACGCACTCATGCAACTCCTGGTGAAGACGATTCGCCGGGAGAAGACCCGGCTGCTGGAAAACGGCGTGCAGCTACGTGTGTTGGGCGAGATGGCGCAGCTTCCGCCGGTGTGCCAGGCCGAACTGGAACAGGCCGTGCAGGAGACGGCCCGAAACGACCGACTGGTGCTGACGTTGGCGCTTTCCTACAGCGGCCGCTGGGAAATCCTGCAGGCCGTGCGCACCCTGGCCCGCCGCGTGCAGGAAGGTGCGCTTCGCCCCGAGGACATCGACGAGGCGACGTTCGCCGCCGCACTGCCCGGTGCTGGACTGCCCGATCCCGACCTGCTGATCCGGACGGGTGGCGAATTTCGCGTATCCAACTTCCTGCTCTGGCAGATCGCCTACACCGAACTTTACATCACAGACGTTTACTGGCCCGCCTTCCGGCGGCGCCAGCTCTACGAGGCCATCCGCAGCTACCAGAACCGTGAGCGACGGTTTGGCCGCATCTATACCTCGGATACGAATGGTACCGAATAA
- the rseP gene encoding RIP metalloprotease RseP, which translates to MESVLNLLTYVFWVVLAIMILVFTHEMGHFLFARLFGMRVEKFSIGFPPKIFSWRRGETEYVIGATPLGGYVKIAGLIDENLDTEFVNRPPEPWEFRAKPLWQRMLVISGGVLFNILLAALIFAGLKLAYGELYIPAENVQAVYVAEGSLAYEMGLRTGDRIVAVNGRPLKRYGDLRNLEALLADPFTITVVRNGDTLTFAGPPDLMTQLSRRGGVLGISVDPPLVGGVLEGSPAAKAGLRPGDRILAIDSVAIGFWNELVEVVQQRGDRPMRVRWLRPDTSAAVPEGAVLVARRPDGVVYEATIQPYYDPETNRYYLGIAAPTPQLLMEYFGVQRVRYGIGAALLAGVEETWTHTRVILTSLRRMVTGQESFRENVGGPIMIAKVTKEAAEAGGRAFWNIVAVLSITLAIVNILPIPALDGGHLLFLLYEAVARREPSVRVRLALQQVGMILLLAFMAFVILNDLLRL; encoded by the coding sequence ATGGAGAGCGTGCTGAACCTGCTGACCTACGTCTTCTGGGTGGTTCTGGCCATCATGATTCTCGTGTTCACGCACGAGATGGGCCACTTCCTCTTTGCCCGGCTTTTCGGCATGCGGGTCGAGAAGTTTTCCATCGGCTTTCCACCGAAAATTTTCAGCTGGCGTCGGGGCGAAACGGAATACGTGATCGGGGCCACACCGCTGGGCGGTTACGTGAAGATTGCCGGGCTGATCGACGAGAATCTGGATACCGAGTTCGTCAACCGGCCGCCCGAGCCCTGGGAGTTTCGCGCCAAGCCCCTCTGGCAGCGGATGCTGGTCATTTCAGGAGGGGTGCTTTTCAACATTTTGCTGGCGGCGCTCATCTTTGCCGGGCTGAAGCTGGCCTACGGCGAGCTGTACATCCCCGCCGAAAACGTGCAGGCCGTCTATGTGGCCGAGGGGTCGCTGGCCTACGAGATGGGGCTGCGCACGGGCGACCGTATCGTGGCGGTGAACGGACGGCCGCTCAAGCGCTACGGCGACCTGCGCAACCTGGAGGCGCTGCTGGCCGATCCGTTTACGATCACCGTCGTGCGCAACGGCGACACGCTGACGTTTGCCGGGCCGCCGGACCTGATGACGCAGCTCAGCCGCCGGGGCGGTGTGCTGGGCATCTCGGTCGATCCGCCGCTGGTGGGCGGGGTGCTGGAAGGTTCGCCGGCTGCAAAGGCAGGGCTACGGCCGGGCGATCGCATCCTGGCGATCGACTCGGTCGCCATCGGGTTCTGGAACGAACTGGTCGAGGTGGTGCAGCAGCGGGGCGACCGGCCCATGCGCGTGCGCTGGCTGCGGCCCGACACCAGCGCGGCCGTGCCCGAAGGGGCCGTCCTGGTGGCGCGTCGTCCCGACGGGGTCGTCTATGAAGCGACAATTCAGCCATACTACGATCCGGAGACGAACCGTTACTACCTGGGCATTGCTGCGCCCACGCCGCAGCTGCTCATGGAGTACTTCGGCGTACAGCGCGTGCGGTACGGGATCGGGGCGGCGCTGCTGGCCGGGGTGGAGGAGACCTGGACGCACACGCGCGTGATTCTGACCAGCCTCCGCCGCATGGTGACCGGGCAGGAGAGCTTCCGGGAGAACGTGGGTGGCCCGATCATGATCGCGAAGGTCACCAAGGAGGCAGCCGAGGCGGGCGGGCGTGCCTTCTGGAATATCGTGGCGGTGCTGTCGATTACGCTCGCCATCGTGAACATTCTGCCGATCCCGGCGCTCGACGGCGGCCACCTGCTGTTTCTGCTCTACGAAGCGGTCGCGCGTCGGGAGCCCTCGGTGCGGGTGCGGCTGGCCCTGCAGCAGGTGGGTATGATCCTGCTGCTCGCCTTCATGGCCTTTGTGATCCTGAACGATCTATTGCGGTTGTAA
- a CDS encoding 1-deoxy-D-xylulose-5-phosphate reductoisomerase, which translates to MQPVQETSETASSPVAAPRRLAVLGATGSIGTQTLDIVRLFPDRLSVQVLTARRNAARLLQQALEFRPACVVIDDPEGYRQLREALAGTGIEVLQGEEGLCACVQRPDVDVVVAALVGFAGLRPVLAALEAGKQVALANKETLVAGGALVHEALRRHGGTLIPVDSEHSAIFQCLVGENPASVETLILTASGGPFRTRPLETFDHITPDEALCHPNWSMGAKVTVDSATMMNKGLEVIEAHWLFELPAERIQVLVHPQSIIHSMVTFVDGSTKAQLGVPDMRLPIQYALSYPERWEAPHERIDWVQLGRLDFEAPDPARFPCLPLAYEALRRGGTAPAVLNAANEQAVQLFLQEQIRFTDIARLVEAALEHLSEPDEVPSYEHLQEADRRARRYVQELAGVAAH; encoded by the coding sequence ATGCAACCCGTGCAGGAAACTTCCGAGACGGCATCGTCGCCGGTTGCTGCGCCCCGTCGGCTGGCCGTGCTGGGCGCGACGGGTTCGATCGGCACGCAGACGCTCGACATCGTGCGGCTTTTCCCGGATCGGCTCTCGGTGCAGGTCCTGACGGCCCGTCGCAACGCGGCGCGTCTGCTTCAGCAGGCCCTGGAATTTCGTCCGGCCTGTGTGGTGATCGACGATCCGGAGGGCTACCGGCAGCTTCGCGAGGCGCTGGCCGGCACAGGGATCGAGGTATTGCAGGGGGAGGAAGGGCTCTGCGCCTGCGTGCAGCGGCCGGACGTGGACGTGGTGGTGGCGGCACTCGTCGGCTTTGCCGGACTGCGTCCGGTGCTGGCGGCCCTGGAAGCCGGCAAGCAGGTGGCGCTGGCCAACAAGGAGACGCTGGTGGCCGGCGGGGCGCTGGTGCATGAAGCCCTGCGCCGGCACGGGGGTACGTTGATCCCGGTCGACAGTGAGCATTCGGCCATCTTTCAATGTCTGGTTGGAGAGAATCCGGCTTCGGTCGAAACGCTGATCCTGACGGCTTCGGGCGGGCCGTTCCGGACGCGACCGCTGGAGACGTTCGACCACATCACACCGGACGAGGCGCTCTGCCACCCGAACTGGTCGATGGGCGCCAAGGTGACGGTCGATTCGGCCACCATGATGAACAAAGGGCTGGAGGTCATCGAGGCGCACTGGCTCTTCGAGCTACCGGCCGAGCGCATCCAGGTGCTCGTGCATCCTCAGTCGATCATTCATTCGATGGTCACCTTTGTCGACGGCTCGACGAAAGCGCAGCTCGGCGTGCCCGACATGCGGCTGCCCATCCAGTACGCGCTGAGCTATCCCGAACGCTGGGAGGCCCCGCACGAGCGCATCGACTGGGTGCAGCTGGGCCGGCTCGACTTCGAGGCGCCCGATCCAGCGCGGTTTCCCTGCCTGCCGCTGGCCTACGAAGCACTGCGTCGGGGTGGCACGGCGCCGGCCGTGCTCAACGCCGCCAACGAGCAGGCCGTCCAGCTCTTTCTGCAGGAACAGATTCGCTTTACCGACATAGCGCGACTGGTTGAGGCGGCCCTTGAACACCTGAGCGAGCCCGACGAGGTGCCCTCCTACGAACACCTGCAGGAAGCCGACCGCAGGGCGCGGCGGTACGTGCAGGAACTCGCCGGTGTGGCCGCCCATTGA
- a CDS encoding tetratricopeptide repeat protein: MRRRPARTFHLAALLLALSTASRAQAPDSLLMVRYRTAEQLLRSGQYQQALPLLESLYRERPDVYVFYDRLKQVYENLKRYDDALRLIESRLDARAPNPALLAEKGRLLYLKGDEAGAEAAWEAAIQAAPQQSGTYRVVYQTLLELRRFDEAIRVLERARRTLANPSVFLLDLAYLYSLDGRYEEAMESYREFLQQDARRLGFVQTRLEPFMDEAAAREAGIAVFERAVRREPLNPAFRQMLAWLYLRNGDYDRALDVYRALDRLQQAQGQLLLQFALQARDAGALDAARAALEDILRQSGASVLPEAHYELGLLYEQQAHDGDTTAARLARHMYRDFLTAFPGHPLVPDALYRLARLELDVLYHPQAADSLLAVLLDRYADHEVAWQARFDQGRLALQAGDLSAARLAFLRLLDARRTGPLAEAARYQLALLDFYDGAFEAALAQLDILVEDAASDVANDALTLRLLIQENRGPDSLDTPLRRYAQARLLMAQNQPEAALDSLNVLQQDVGAHPIADDVTLLRARLLRRLGRPTEALALLLEFPLRYPRSPLRDQSLYEAARIQEEDLRDHAAALDTYTRLLTEFPGSPLIPEVRTRIRNLRGEDA; this comes from the coding sequence ATGCGCCGACGTCCTGCGCGCACGTTTCATCTGGCCGCGTTGCTGCTGGCGCTGAGCACCGCGTCCCGTGCGCAGGCGCCCGACAGCCTGCTCATGGTACGCTACCGCACCGCCGAACAACTGCTCCGCAGCGGCCAGTACCAGCAGGCCCTCCCCCTGCTGGAGTCGCTCTACCGGGAGCGCCCCGATGTTTACGTTTTCTACGACCGGCTCAAGCAGGTCTACGAAAACCTCAAACGCTACGACGATGCGTTGCGCCTGATCGAATCGCGGCTGGATGCGCGCGCGCCCAATCCGGCGCTGCTGGCCGAAAAGGGCCGGCTGCTCTACCTGAAAGGCGACGAAGCAGGTGCAGAAGCAGCCTGGGAAGCGGCCATCCAGGCGGCCCCGCAGCAGAGCGGCACCTACCGCGTGGTCTATCAGACGCTGCTCGAGCTGCGACGCTTCGACGAGGCCATTCGCGTACTGGAGCGCGCCCGGCGCACGCTTGCCAACCCCTCGGTATTCCTGCTGGACCTGGCCTACCTCTACAGTCTCGATGGCCGCTACGAAGAGGCCATGGAGTCTTACCGGGAATTTCTGCAGCAGGACGCCCGCCGGCTGGGCTTCGTGCAGACGCGCCTGGAGCCCTTCATGGACGAAGCGGCCGCCCGCGAGGCCGGCATTGCCGTCTTCGAGCGGGCCGTCCGTCGCGAGCCGCTGAACCCGGCCTTCCGCCAGATGCTGGCCTGGCTCTACCTGCGCAACGGCGACTACGACCGGGCGCTGGACGTGTACCGGGCGCTGGATCGATTGCAGCAGGCGCAGGGCCAGCTCCTGCTGCAATTCGCCCTGCAGGCCCGTGACGCAGGCGCCCTCGACGCAGCCCGCGCCGCGCTGGAGGACATCCTGCGACAATCCGGCGCTTCTGTGCTCCCGGAGGCGCACTACGAACTGGGCCTCCTCTACGAGCAGCAGGCGCACGACGGCGATACGACGGCTGCCCGCCTGGCCCGCCACATGTATCGAGATTTCCTGACCGCCTTCCCCGGTCATCCACTCGTTCCGGACGCCCTCTACCGGCTGGCGCGACTGGAGCTGGACGTGCTGTACCACCCGCAGGCCGCCGACTCGCTCCTGGCGGTGCTGCTGGACCGCTACGCCGACCACGAGGTGGCCTGGCAGGCCCGCTTCGATCAGGGCCGGCTGGCGCTGCAGGCCGGCGACCTGAGCGCCGCGCGCCTGGCCTTCCTGCGGCTGCTCGACGCGCGCCGCACCGGCCCGCTGGCCGAAGCCGCCCGCTACCAGCTTGCCCTGCTCGACTTCTACGACGGTGCCTTCGAGGCGGCCCTTGCGCAGCTCGACATCCTCGTCGAAGATGCCGCTTCCGACGTGGCCAACGATGCACTCACACTCCGCCTGCTCATCCAGGAAAACCGCGGCCCGGACTCGCTCGACACTCCGCTCCGGCGCTACGCACAGGCCCGACTCCTGATGGCTCAGAACCAACCCGAAGCGGCGCTCGATTCGCTGAACGTGCTGCAACAGGACGTGGGCGCGCACCCGATCGCCGACGACGTGACGCTGCTGCGGGCCCGCCTGCTCCGCCGGCTGGGACGTCCCACCGAAGCCCTCGCGCTTCTGCTCGAATTTCCCCTGCGCTACCCCCGGAGCCCGCTACGCGACCAGAGCCTCTACGAGGCGGCCCGCATCCAGGAAGAGGACCTGCGCGACCATGCGGCCGCCCTCGACACCTACACGCGCCTGCTGACGGAATTTCCTGGATCGCCCCTGATTCCGGAAGTACGTACGCGCATTCGCAACCTTCGCGGAGAAGACGCCTGA
- a CDS encoding acyl-CoA thioesterase, whose protein sequence is MEARPVRLSRCVMTEIVIPNDLNGLGNLLGGRLLHWMDLCAAISAQRHTNRVCVTAAVDFVEFRSPIRQGEIVVLESQVNRAFRTSMEIEVNVWAEDPRTQSRRFCNRAFYTFVAVDEEGRPVPVPPVKPETPEEQERYEQAARRRELRLLLSGRLPAEKARRLQASLAELAASASESPETNS, encoded by the coding sequence ATGGAAGCGCGGCCCGTGCGCCTTTCGCGCTGTGTGATGACGGAGATCGTCATCCCGAACGACCTGAACGGCCTGGGCAACCTGCTCGGTGGACGCCTGCTGCACTGGATGGACCTGTGCGCGGCGATCTCGGCCCAGCGCCACACGAACCGCGTGTGTGTGACGGCCGCCGTCGATTTTGTGGAGTTTCGCTCGCCGATCCGCCAGGGCGAGATCGTCGTGCTCGAAAGCCAGGTCAACCGGGCCTTCCGGACCTCCATGGAGATCGAGGTGAACGTCTGGGCCGAAGATCCGCGCACGCAGTCGCGGCGCTTCTGCAACCGGGCTTTCTACACGTTTGTCGCCGTCGATGAAGAAGGACGCCCGGTCCCCGTGCCGCCGGTCAAGCCCGAAACGCCCGAGGAGCAGGAGCGCTACGAGCAGGCGGCCCGGCGGCGGGAACTGCGCCTGTTGCTCTCCGGCCGCCTGCCCGCCGAAAAAGCCCGGCGGCTACAGGCCTCGCTCGCCGAACTGGCCGCCTCCGCGTCCGAATCCCCGGAAACCAACTCCTGA
- the rfbD gene encoding dTDP-4-dehydrorhamnose reductase, translating to MLYQRILITGANGLLGQELVAQLSWHAEYDVLATARDPEPRFRGGSCGYVPLDITDARAVRRIFQDFTPTVVINCAAMTQVDRCEIEKEACWRVNVEAVETLARLCRQFGARLIQVSTDFVFDGTAGPYRETDRPNPINFYGRSKLASENVVREAGIDRWAIARTVLVYGTGEQLSRSNIALWVIEQLSQGRRIRVVTDQWRTPTYVADLAAGIERIVRYNKHGIYHISGREFLSVYDFACLIADVFDLDRSLIEPVDSATLNQVAPRPPRTGFIILKAETELGYRPRSIPEALRHLGQRLGLPVTLP from the coding sequence ATGCTTTACCAGCGCATCCTGATCACCGGTGCCAACGGCCTGCTGGGCCAGGAGCTGGTCGCCCAGCTCAGCTGGCACGCCGAGTACGACGTGCTGGCCACGGCCCGCGACCCGGAGCCCCGCTTCCGCGGCGGCTCGTGCGGGTACGTGCCGCTCGACATCACCGACGCCCGGGCCGTGCGCCGGATCTTCCAGGACTTCACGCCGACGGTGGTGATCAACTGCGCGGCCATGACGCAGGTGGACCGGTGCGAGATCGAAAAAGAGGCCTGTTGGCGCGTCAACGTCGAGGCCGTCGAAACGCTGGCCCGCCTGTGCCGTCAGTTCGGCGCACGGCTGATTCAGGTGTCGACCGATTTCGTCTTCGACGGTACGGCCGGCCCCTACCGGGAAACCGACCGCCCCAACCCGATCAACTTCTACGGCCGCTCGAAGCTGGCCAGCGAAAACGTGGTGCGTGAGGCCGGGATCGACCGCTGGGCCATTGCCCGCACCGTGCTCGTCTACGGCACGGGCGAACAGCTCAGCCGCTCGAACATCGCGCTCTGGGTGATCGAACAACTCTCGCAGGGACGCCGCATCCGCGTCGTCACCGACCAGTGGCGCACGCCCACCTACGTGGCCGACCTGGCCGCCGGCATCGAGCGAATCGTCCGCTACAACAAGCACGGCATCTACCACATTTCGGGCCGGGAATTTCTCTCGGTCTACGACTTTGCCTGCCTGATCGCGGACGTGTTCGATCTGGACCGATCGCTCATCGAACCGGTCGACAGCGCCACGCTCAACCAGGTGGCCCCGCGGCCGCCACGCACCGGCTTCATTATCCTGAAGGCCGAAACCGAACTGGGCTACCGCCCGCGCTCCATTCCCGAGGCGCTTCGCCATCTGGGCCAGCGCCTCGGCCTGCCGGTCACGCTCCCCTGA
- the serS gene encoding serine--tRNA ligase: MLDLQRIRQEPDRVREAIRTKGIGDPELVDRVLALDAEHRRTLTELQEARHRQNTLARQIGQLMREGRRDEAQALIEENTRLKEHIKTLEARERELGEALEALLLEIPNIPHPSVPVGRGPEDNVVLHEEGCPPAFDFEPLPHWELATRHGLIDFERGAKVTGSGFPFYVGKGARLQRALVQFFLDLAVNEGGYVEIQPPLFVNADSARGTGQLPDKEDLMYVIERDGLYPIPTAEVPVTNYYRDEILEESRLPIKFCAYSPCFRREAGSYGKDVRGLNRLHQFDKVELVQFVHPDTSYDALEQLREDAERPLRLLGLPYRRVLMCTAETGFTQAKKYDLEVWSAGQQRWLEVSSISNFEDFQARRARIRFRPADGGRPRFVHTLNGSGLALPRVVAALLEHYQQADGSIIIPEVLRPYTGFDRIG; the protein is encoded by the coding sequence ATGCTGGATCTGCAACGCATTCGCCAGGAGCCCGATCGTGTCCGTGAGGCCATTCGCACGAAAGGCATCGGCGATCCGGAACTGGTCGATCGCGTGCTCGCCCTCGACGCCGAACATCGTCGGACGCTGACCGAGCTGCAGGAGGCGCGGCACCGACAGAACACGCTTGCCCGCCAGATCGGCCAGCTCATGCGGGAAGGGCGTCGCGACGAAGCACAGGCCCTCATCGAAGAAAATACCCGGCTCAAGGAGCACATCAAGACGCTGGAAGCCCGCGAGCGCGAGCTCGGCGAAGCGCTCGAAGCGCTGCTGCTGGAGATCCCCAACATCCCGCATCCCTCGGTGCCCGTCGGACGCGGCCCCGAGGACAACGTTGTGCTGCACGAGGAGGGCTGCCCGCCCGCGTTCGACTTCGAGCCGCTCCCCCACTGGGAGCTGGCCACGCGCCACGGGCTGATCGACTTCGAGCGCGGTGCCAAGGTTACCGGAAGCGGCTTTCCGTTCTACGTGGGCAAAGGGGCCCGGCTGCAACGCGCACTCGTTCAGTTCTTCCTGGACCTGGCCGTCAACGAAGGGGGCTATGTGGAAATCCAGCCGCCGCTGTTCGTAAACGCCGACAGCGCCCGCGGCACCGGCCAGCTTCCGGACAAGGAAGATCTGATGTATGTGATCGAGCGGGACGGCCTCTACCCGATTCCCACGGCCGAAGTGCCCGTCACGAACTACTACCGCGACGAAATTCTGGAAGAAAGCCGGCTCCCGATCAAGTTCTGCGCCTACTCGCCCTGCTTCCGACGCGAGGCCGGTTCCTACGGCAAGGACGTACGCGGACTGAACCGCCTGCATCAGTTCGACAAAGTGGAGCTGGTGCAATTCGTCCATCCCGACACCAGCTACGACGCGCTGGAGCAGCTCCGCGAAGACGCCGAGCGCCCGCTTCGGCTGCTGGGCCTGCCCTACCGCCGCGTGCTGATGTGCACGGCCGAGACGGGCTTCACCCAGGCGAAAAAGTACGACCTGGAGGTCTGGAGCGCGGGCCAGCAGCGCTGGCTGGAGGTGTCGTCCATCTCCAACTTCGAGGACTTCCAGGCGCGGCGGGCGCGCATTCGCTTCCGTCCAGCCGACGGCGGCAGGCCCCGCTTCGTGCACACGCTCAACGGCAGTGGTCTGGCACTGCCCCGCGTGGTGGCCGCCCTGCTGGAGCACTACCAGCAGGCGGATGGCTCCATCATAATCCCCGAAGTGCTTCGACCCTATACCGGCTTCGACCGGATCGGCTGA